A genome region from Penaeus vannamei isolate JL-2024 chromosome 20, ASM4276789v1, whole genome shotgun sequence includes the following:
- the LOC138865120 gene encoding homeobox protein 3-like → MTVNNFDIKNIINFIIFSNNITNIISNFTTNISNIISITYTNNIINITANTSINIANITNITYTNNITNIFTTKSTTNINIINITNITYTNNITNITSNTNISIAINITITYTNNIATINIAYTNNITNITTTINITNISTNIDITNITTNINITNISTNINITNISTNINITNISININAHNSISMNRQETADSCSKAEHPPIS, encoded by the coding sequence ATGACCGTCAACAACTTCGACATCAAAAacattataaatttcattattttctccaaCAACATTACTAACATCATCTCCAACTTCACTACCAACATTTCtaacatcatcagtatcacttACACCAAcaacattattaacatcactgCCAACACCAGCATTAACATTGCTAACATCACCAACATTACTTACACCAACAACATAACTAACATCTTCACCACCAAAAgcaccaccaacatcaacatcatcaacatcaccaacatTACTTATACCAACAACATTACTAACATCACCAGCAATACCAACATCAGCATtgctatcaacatcaccatcacttaCACCAACAACATTGCTACCATCAACATCGCTTACACCAACAACATAACgaacatcaccaccactatcaacaTTACTAACATCAGCACCAACATCGACATTACTAACATCACCACAAACATCAACATTACTAACATCAGCACCAACATCAACATTACTAACATCAGCACCAACATCAACATTACtaacatcagcatcaacatcaacgCCCACAATTCCATATCAATGAACCGCCAAGAAACTGCTGACTCATGTTCCAAGGCGGAGCACCCTCCCATCAGCTGA